In Candidatus Binataceae bacterium, a single window of DNA contains:
- a CDS encoding glutathione S-transferase N-terminal domain-containing protein — MIDLYYWPTPNGHKVTIFLEETGLEYRIVPVNIRKGDQFAPDFLKISPNNRMPAIVDHDGPGGKPYALFESGAILLYLAEKTGKLMPSEMGARYRVVEWLMFQMANVGPMLGQAGHFRNAAPEKIPYAIERYTNESRRLFSVLDKRLADHSYLAEDYSIADIANYPWIVAALKAQPEQLETRPNLKRWIDALAARPAVQRGMAVMSDQPQRPLTEEERSILYGAKQHERR, encoded by the coding sequence ATGATCGATCTCTACTACTGGCCGACTCCCAACGGCCACAAGGTTACGATTTTCCTCGAAGAGACCGGCCTCGAATACAGGATCGTGCCGGTCAATATCCGCAAGGGCGACCAGTTCGCCCCCGATTTTTTGAAGATCAGCCCGAACAACCGGATGCCGGCGATCGTGGACCACGACGGCCCCGGCGGAAAGCCCTACGCGCTCTTCGAGTCGGGAGCGATTCTGCTCTATCTGGCGGAGAAGACCGGCAAACTGATGCCGTCCGAGATGGGCGCGCGTTACCGGGTGGTCGAATGGCTGATGTTCCAGATGGCCAACGTCGGCCCGATGCTCGGACAGGCGGGCCATTTCCGCAACGCCGCGCCCGAAAAGATCCCCTACGCGATCGAGCGCTACACCAACGAATCGCGCCGGCTCTTCAGCGTGCTGGACAAGCGCCTCGCCGACCACTCCTACCTGGCGGAGGACTATTCGATCGCCGACATCGCGAACTATCCGTGGATCGTGGCCGCGCTCAAGGCGCAGCCGGAGCAACTGGAGACGCGCCCCAACCTCAAGCGCTGGATCGATGCGCTCGCCGCGCGGCCGGCGGTGCAGCGCGGGATGGCCGTGATGTCTGATCAGCCGCAGCGGCCGCTGACCGAAGAGGAGCGCTCGATCCTGTACGGCGCGAAGCAGCACGAGCGCCGCTAG
- the rpoB gene encoding DNA-directed RNA polymerase subunit beta, whose amino-acid sequence MAQLSQVTSNLRLRRSFGKIKKIIDIPNLIEIQKRSYDEFLQAGVPADQRTDTGLQAVFKSVFPIKDFNETASLEFVTYELGEPKYDVEECHQRGMTYAAPLKVKIQLVIWDVENGRRSIKNVKEQEVYFGEIPLMTGNGTFMVNGTERVIVSQLHRSPGVFFEHDKGRTHSTGKLLYSARIIPYRGSWIDFEFDPRDVLYVRIDRRRKFPATVLLRALGMTTEDLLNYYYRKDVLILDSKQLAKQFKPDQLLQSKIGRDVKDPRTGDVLAREGRKFNKAIVRALEAAKVTEIPIALDEVVGRISAHDVADPQTGEVLVQTNEELSEESLEKLRTHGIKKVEVLYTEDQPGGGPLRLTLALDKLETPEEAVIDIYKKLRPGDPPTKETATSFFNNLFFNPERYDLSKVGRLKLNHKLKLDVPLEQGTLRREDILEVVRYLIDLKNGNGQIDDIDHLGNRRVRAVGELVENQFRIGLVRMERAIKERMSLQDIETLMPQELVNYKPASAVIKEFFGSSQLSQFMDQTNPLSEIAHKRRLSALGPGGLTRERAGFEVRDVHPTHYGRVCPIETPEGPNIGLIAALSTYARVNDFGFIETPYRVVENSRVSDRIVYLSALDEEDKVIAQANAPLDAHGRFTNESVSARIGGEFTVVGADSVHYMDVSPNQLVSVAASLIPFLENDDANRALMGSNMQRQAVPLLKTDAPLVGTGLERTVGRDSGVTVIARRDGVVESVDAERVVVRADKPSKDPRDAGVDIYNLIKYQRSNQNTCINQKPVVVRGERVGAGDVLADGPSTDVGELALGRNVLVAFMPWGGYNFEDSILISERVVKDDLFTSVHIEEFECVARDTKLGPEEITRDIPNVGEEALRDLDASGIIRIGAEVRPGDILVGKITPKGETQLSPEEKLLRAIFGEKAGEVRDTSLRVPPGVEGAVIGARVFARRGVTRDDRSQEIHGLEIERLKQDESEEIRIIRQETLRKLKRTLVGKKLAARVIADDRSVLLAKGDALTSEALDELPPPAWEQLRVESENATAEAAAAVAAMRSSVEAVAAFYGAKQERLRGGDELAPGVIKMIKVFVAIKRRLQVGDKMAGRHGNKGVLSRILPEEDMPRTEDGTPVDMVLNPLGVPSRMNVGQILETHLGWAAREIGHKLGAELKAGATPAQLRKRLREFYHDPESQEFIEQLPDAEVAKLVAKCRAGVHVASPVFDGAREEEIFALLKRADLSETGQCTLYDGRTGLKFEQPVTVGVMYMLKLHHLVEDKIHARSTGPYSLVTQQPLGGKAQCGGQRLGEMEVWALEAYGAAYTLQEMLTVKSDDVAGRTRMYEAIVKGENTLEPGLPESFNVMVKELQSLCLNVELLEQQPRQ is encoded by the coding sequence ATGGCCCAGTTGTCACAGGTGACGAGTAATCTTCGTCTGCGCCGCAGTTTCGGCAAGATCAAGAAGATTATCGACATCCCCAATCTGATCGAGATTCAAAAACGCTCGTACGACGAATTTCTGCAGGCCGGAGTTCCCGCCGACCAACGCACCGACACCGGCTTGCAGGCGGTGTTCAAGTCGGTCTTCCCGATCAAGGACTTCAACGAGACCGCCTCGCTCGAGTTCGTGACCTACGAGCTCGGCGAGCCCAAGTACGACGTCGAGGAATGCCATCAGCGCGGGATGACCTACGCGGCGCCGCTGAAGGTGAAGATCCAGCTGGTGATCTGGGACGTCGAGAACGGGCGGCGCTCGATCAAGAACGTCAAGGAGCAGGAGGTCTATTTCGGCGAGATTCCGCTGATGACCGGCAACGGGACGTTCATGGTCAACGGCACCGAGCGGGTAATCGTCTCGCAGCTCCATCGCTCGCCGGGCGTGTTCTTCGAGCACGACAAGGGGCGCACGCATTCGACCGGCAAGCTGCTTTACTCGGCGCGGATCATCCCGTACCGGGGAAGCTGGATCGATTTCGAGTTCGATCCGCGCGACGTGCTGTACGTGCGCATCGACCGCCGGCGCAAGTTTCCCGCGACCGTGCTCTTGCGCGCGCTCGGGATGACCACCGAGGATCTGCTCAACTATTATTACCGCAAGGACGTCCTGATCCTCGATTCCAAGCAGCTCGCCAAGCAGTTCAAGCCCGATCAGCTGCTCCAATCCAAGATCGGCCGCGACGTGAAGGATCCGCGCACGGGCGACGTGCTCGCGCGCGAGGGGCGCAAGTTCAACAAGGCGATCGTGCGCGCGCTCGAAGCGGCCAAGGTCACCGAGATTCCGATCGCGCTCGACGAAGTGGTCGGGCGAATCTCCGCGCATGACGTGGCTGACCCGCAGACCGGCGAAGTGCTGGTGCAGACCAACGAGGAGCTGAGCGAAGAGTCGCTGGAGAAGCTGCGCACGCACGGGATCAAGAAGGTCGAGGTGCTGTACACCGAGGATCAGCCGGGCGGCGGGCCGCTGCGCCTCACGCTCGCGCTCGACAAGCTCGAGACGCCCGAAGAGGCGGTCATCGACATCTACAAGAAGCTGCGCCCGGGCGATCCGCCGACCAAGGAGACCGCGACCAGCTTCTTCAACAACCTGTTCTTCAACCCCGAGCGCTACGATCTCTCGAAAGTCGGGCGGCTCAAGCTCAACCACAAGCTCAAGCTCGACGTCCCGCTCGAGCAGGGAACGCTGCGTCGCGAGGACATCCTCGAGGTCGTCCGCTATCTCATCGATCTCAAGAACGGCAACGGCCAGATCGACGACATCGACCATCTGGGCAATCGCCGCGTGCGCGCGGTCGGCGAGCTGGTCGAGAACCAGTTCCGGATCGGGCTGGTGCGGATGGAACGCGCGATCAAGGAGCGGATGAGCCTGCAGGACATCGAGACCCTGATGCCGCAGGAGCTGGTGAACTACAAACCCGCTTCCGCGGTGATCAAGGAGTTCTTCGGTTCCTCGCAGCTTTCGCAGTTCATGGATCAGACCAACCCGCTCTCCGAGATCGCGCACAAGCGCCGGCTCTCGGCGCTCGGCCCGGGCGGATTGACGCGCGAGCGCGCGGGCTTCGAGGTCCGCGACGTTCATCCCACGCACTACGGTCGGGTATGCCCGATCGAGACGCCCGAAGGCCCCAATATCGGACTTATCGCGGCGCTCTCGACCTACGCGCGGGTCAACGATTTCGGCTTTATCGAGACGCCCTACCGGGTGGTCGAGAACAGCCGGGTGAGCGACCGGATCGTTTACCTCTCGGCGCTCGACGAGGAGGACAAGGTAATCGCGCAGGCCAACGCGCCGCTCGACGCGCACGGCCGGTTCACCAACGAATCGGTCTCGGCCCGCATCGGGGGCGAGTTCACGGTGGTTGGGGCCGACAGCGTGCACTACATGGACGTCTCGCCGAACCAGCTCGTGTCGGTCGCGGCCTCGCTGATCCCGTTTCTCGAGAACGACGACGCCAACCGTGCGCTGATGGGCTCGAACATGCAGCGCCAGGCGGTGCCGCTGCTCAAGACCGACGCACCGTTGGTCGGCACCGGGCTAGAACGCACGGTCGGCCGCGACTCGGGCGTGACCGTGATCGCGAGGCGCGACGGCGTGGTCGAAAGCGTCGATGCCGAGCGCGTGGTGGTCCGCGCCGACAAGCCGAGCAAGGATCCGCGCGACGCGGGCGTGGATATCTACAACCTGATCAAGTACCAGCGCTCCAACCAGAACACCTGCATCAACCAGAAGCCGGTGGTCGTGCGCGGAGAGCGCGTGGGCGCGGGCGACGTGCTGGCCGACGGCCCCTCGACCGACGTCGGCGAGCTCGCGCTTGGGCGCAACGTGCTGGTCGCCTTCATGCCGTGGGGCGGTTACAACTTCGAGGACTCGATCCTCATCTCCGAGCGCGTGGTCAAGGACGACCTCTTCACCTCGGTCCATATCGAGGAGTTCGAGTGCGTCGCGCGCGACACCAAGCTCGGGCCGGAGGAGATAACCCGCGACATTCCCAACGTGGGCGAGGAGGCGCTGCGCGACCTCGACGCCTCGGGCATCATCCGCATCGGCGCCGAAGTCCGCCCGGGCGACATCCTGGTCGGCAAGATCACGCCCAAGGGCGAGACCCAGCTGAGCCCGGAAGAAAAACTGCTGCGCGCGATTTTCGGCGAAAAGGCCGGCGAGGTGCGCGACACTTCGCTGCGGGTGCCGCCGGGCGTCGAAGGCGCGGTTATCGGCGCGCGCGTGTTCGCCCGCCGCGGCGTGACCCGCGACGATCGCAGCCAGGAGATTCACGGCCTCGAGATCGAGCGGCTCAAGCAGGACGAGAGCGAGGAAATCCGCATCATCCGCCAGGAGACGCTGCGCAAGCTCAAGCGGACGCTGGTCGGCAAGAAGCTCGCCGCGCGAGTCATCGCCGATGACCGCAGCGTGCTGCTGGCCAAGGGCGACGCGCTCACCAGCGAAGCGCTCGACGAGCTGCCACCGCCCGCCTGGGAGCAGCTAAGAGTCGAGAGCGAGAACGCGACCGCGGAGGCCGCCGCGGCGGTTGCCGCGATGCGCTCGAGCGTCGAGGCGGTGGCCGCGTTCTATGGCGCCAAGCAGGAGCGCCTGCGCGGCGGCGACGAACTCGCGCCGGGCGTAATCAAGATGATCAAGGTGTTCGTCGCGATCAAGCGCCGCCTGCAAGTGGGTGACAAGATGGCGGGGCGCCACGGCAACAAGGGCGTACTCTCGCGCATCCTGCCCGAGGAGGACATGCCGCGGACCGAGGACGGCACGCCCGTCGACATGGTGCTGAATCCGCTGGGCGTGCCTTCACGGATGAACGTCGGGCAAATCCTGGAGACGCATCTGGGATGGGCCGCGCGCGAGATCGGCCACAAGCTCGGCGCCGAGCTAAAGGCGGGGGCGACACCGGCGCAACTGCGCAAGCGGCTGCGCGAGTTCTACCACGACCCCGAGAGCCAGGAATTCATCGAGCAGCTGCCCGACGCCGAGGTGGCGAAGCTCGTGGCCAAGTGCCGGGCCGGCGTGCACGTGGCCTCGCCGGTCTTCGACGGCGCGCGCGAGGAGGAAATCTTCGCGCTGCTCAAACGCGCCGACCTTTCCGAGACCGGCCAGTGCACGCTCTACGACGGCCGCACCGGGCTCAAGTTCGAGCAGCCGGTGACGGTGGGCGTGATGTATATGCTCAAGCTGCATCACCTGGTCGAAGACAAGATCCACGCACGCTCGACCGGACCCTACAGCCTGGTTACGCAGCAGCCGCTCGGCGGCAAGGCGCAGTGCGGCGGCCAGCGCCTGGGCGAAATGGAAGTATGGGCGCTCGAGGCGTACGGCGCGGCCTACACGCTGCAGGAAATGCTGACGGTGAAGTCCGACGACGTGGCCGGCCGCACGCGCATGTACGAGGCCATCGTCAAGGGCGAGAACACGCTGGAACCGGGTTTGCCGGAGTCGTTCAACGTGATGGTCAAGGAGCTGCAGTCGCTCTGCCTCAACGTCGAACTGCTCGAGCAGCAGCCCCGCCAGTAG
- the rlmB gene encoding 23S rRNA (guanosine(2251)-2'-O)-methyltransferase RlmB, with translation MKHRRPNRPGGPRAHHDIARGGPPPKAAARPWRRHPPGASAPERGTPAVAKSCGPAQGTSARDFSTHGSSGRETSGRDLVFGAEPVRELVAAAPGAVRTLYVRGDLAARFAEDIERVRAAGGQVVAAEAAALARMAGAEARHQGVVALIREYDYAAFEDVVAEAPDPLLLIDGVTDPRNVGALLRSAEGAGVASVVLARDRTAAITPAAIKSSAGAWVHLKIARCGNVARALEDLKQAGYWIAALAPQGDVELYELDTTRRLALVVGSEGRGVREIVRKNSDFVVRIPMHGKVGSLNVSVAAAIALFEIARRRAAARTAAGVPQ, from the coding sequence ATGAAGCATCGACGCCCCAATCGGCCGGGCGGCCCGCGGGCGCATCATGACATCGCCAGGGGCGGGCCGCCGCCCAAGGCGGCGGCGCGCCCCTGGCGGCGCCACCCGCCCGGCGCATCTGCGCCGGAGCGCGGGACGCCCGCTGTTGCGAAATCCTGCGGTCCGGCACAGGGCACGTCCGCACGCGACTTTTCGACACATGGCAGTTCCGGGCGCGAGACGTCGGGACGCGACCTGGTCTTCGGCGCGGAGCCCGTACGCGAGCTGGTCGCGGCGGCGCCCGGTGCCGTGCGCACGCTCTACGTGCGCGGCGACCTCGCGGCGCGCTTTGCCGAGGACATCGAGCGCGTGCGCGCGGCGGGTGGGCAGGTCGTCGCGGCAGAGGCGGCGGCGCTTGCGCGGATGGCCGGCGCCGAGGCGCGACATCAGGGCGTGGTCGCCCTGATTCGCGAGTACGACTATGCGGCATTCGAGGACGTGGTCGCGGAGGCGCCCGACCCGCTGCTCCTTATCGACGGGGTGACGGATCCGCGCAACGTCGGCGCGCTTTTGCGCTCGGCCGAGGGCGCCGGAGTCGCGAGCGTAGTGCTGGCACGCGACCGTACGGCCGCGATTACGCCGGCGGCGATAAAATCGTCAGCGGGCGCGTGGGTTCATCTTAAGATCGCGCGATGCGGCAACGTGGCGCGCGCGCTGGAGGACCTCAAGCAGGCCGGCTACTGGATTGCGGCGCTCGCGCCCCAGGGCGACGTCGAACTCTACGAACTCGACACGACGCGCCGTCTTGCGCTGGTGGTCGGTTCCGAGGGCCGCGGCGTGCGGGAGATCGTGCGCAAGAATTCGGATTTCGTGGTGCGAATTCCGATGCACGGAAAGGTGGGGTCGCTCAACGTGTCGGTCGCGGCGGCGATCGCGTTGTTCGAGATCGCGCGCCGGCGCGCCGCGGCGCGAACGGCGGCCGGCGTACCCCAATAA
- the rplL gene encoding 50S ribosomal protein L7/L12: MSEAAQVSRDQVKDFLKNMSLMEAAALVKELEQELGVSAAAPVTVAAAGPAAAGAAAPAVEKDEFTVMLTGAGEKKIQVIKVVRELTGLGLKEAKDLVDGAPKPVKEGIAKAEAEEVQKKLVEAGATVELK, from the coding sequence ATGTCAGAAGCAGCACAAGTAAGCCGCGATCAGGTCAAGGACTTTCTGAAGAACATGAGCCTGATGGAAGCGGCGGCCCTGGTTAAGGAGCTCGAGCAGGAGCTTGGCGTGTCGGCGGCGGCGCCGGTCACGGTTGCGGCGGCGGGTCCGGCGGCGGCAGGTGCAGCGGCGCCGGCGGTCGAGAAGGACGAATTCACCGTGATGCTGACCGGGGCGGGCGAGAAGAAGATCCAGGTGATCAAAGTCGTGCGCGAACTCACCGGACTCGGTCTCAAGGAGGCCAAGGATCTGGTCGACGGCGCTCCCAAGCCGGTCAAAGAAGGCATCGCCAAGGCCGAGGCCGAAGAGGTGCAGAAGAAGCTGGTGGAGGCGGGCGCAACGGTGGAGCTGAAGTAG
- the rplA gene encoding 50S ribosomal protein L1: MAGKKYREAAKQIDLEKRYSLEEALKIVAANKVAKFDETVELAVRLNVDPRQADQNVRGTVVLPNGTGKVSRVLVLAKGDKEREAREAGADFVGGEDLIKRIQEENWLDFDRVFATPDIMGAVGRIGKILGPRGLMPNPRVGTVTFDVAKAVGEVKAGKVDYRVDKAGVIHARIGKVSFGEGKLAENAHALLSAIARAKPASAKGNYVRSVSVSSTMGPGVKVDPGAARTVAAAA; encoded by the coding sequence ATGGCAGGCAAGAAATACCGCGAGGCGGCCAAACAGATCGATTTGGAAAAGCGCTACTCGCTCGAAGAAGCGCTCAAGATCGTCGCCGCCAACAAGGTCGCGAAGTTCGATGAGACGGTCGAGCTCGCCGTGCGGCTCAATGTCGATCCGCGCCAGGCCGACCAGAACGTGCGCGGCACCGTGGTGCTGCCCAACGGCACCGGCAAGGTGTCGCGCGTGCTCGTGCTGGCCAAGGGCGACAAGGAGCGCGAGGCGCGCGAGGCGGGCGCCGACTTCGTCGGCGGCGAAGACCTGATCAAGCGGATCCAGGAAGAGAACTGGCTCGACTTCGATCGCGTTTTCGCGACGCCCGATATAATGGGCGCGGTCGGCCGCATCGGCAAAATTCTCGGACCGCGCGGCCTGATGCCCAATCCGCGCGTCGGCACCGTGACCTTCGACGTCGCCAAGGCGGTGGGCGAAGTCAAGGCGGGCAAGGTGGACTACCGGGTCGACAAGGCCGGAGTGATCCACGCGCGCATCGGCAAGGTCAGTTTCGGTGAGGGCAAGCTCGCGGAGAACGCGCACGCGCTCCTGAGCGCCATCGCGCGCGCCAAGCCGGCCAGCGCCAAAGGCAATTACGTAAGGAGCGTGTCGGTGTCCTCGACCATGGGGCCCGGCGTGAAAGTCGATCCCGGCGCGGCGCGGACCGTGGCGGCCGCGGCGTAA
- the rplK gene encoding 50S ribosomal protein L11: MAKKVVGQIKLQIPAGAANPSPPVGPALGQRGVNIMEFCKAFNAQTQAMQGLVIPVIVTVYADRSFTFVTKSPPASILLLRAAGIEKGSALPNKNKVGKVTRKQIEEIAKTKVKDLTAASVEAAARTVAGTARSMGIDVVE, translated from the coding sequence ATGGCGAAGAAAGTTGTCGGCCAGATAAAGCTGCAGATTCCGGCGGGAGCGGCCAATCCTTCTCCTCCGGTGGGGCCCGCGCTCGGCCAGCGCGGCGTCAATATCATGGAGTTCTGCAAGGCCTTCAACGCGCAGACCCAGGCGATGCAGGGACTGGTTATCCCGGTGATCGTCACGGTCTATGCCGACCGCTCGTTCACGTTTGTCACCAAGAGCCCGCCGGCCTCGATCCTGCTGCTGCGCGCGGCCGGTATCGAGAAAGGATCGGCGCTGCCGAACAAGAACAAGGTCGGCAAGGTGACGCGCAAGCAGATCGAGGAGATCGCCAAAACGAAGGTCAAAGATCTAACCGCCGCCAGCGTCGAGGCGGCGGCGCGGACGGTGGCCGGCACGGCGCGTTCGATGGGTATCGACGTCGTCGAGTAG
- the rpmG gene encoding 50S ribosomal protein L33, whose product MRDLISLACDSCKRRNYTTSKNKKKQTEKFVIKKFCPSCRSHTAHKEAKV is encoded by the coding sequence ATGCGAGATTTGATAAGTTTGGCGTGCGACAGTTGCAAGCGGCGCAACTACACGACCAGCAAAAACAAGAAGAAGCAGACCGAGAAGTTCGTGATAAAAAAGTTCTGCCCCTCCTGCCGCTCGCACACGGCGCACAAGGAAGCCAAGGTTTAG
- the rplJ gene encoding 50S ribosomal protein L10 yields the protein MRKEQKTALVAEIAEGLGRASIAIVSESRGMTAGEATEVRRKLRAVRGELRVAKNTLIRRAIKDTAYSELDRQLGGPVGLILSFADPIELAKTVTGMRELGEKLKIRGGVLEGKPLSAEEIEALASLPPREIILAQLLGLLMAPATRLVRLLNEPGSALARVVDAVGKKNGDRAPEADSVAAAAAAPADKPAPEAPAAGGES from the coding sequence ATGCGCAAGGAACAGAAGACCGCGCTGGTGGCGGAAATCGCCGAGGGGCTCGGCCGCGCGAGCATCGCCATTGTCTCCGAGTCGCGCGGGATGACCGCGGGCGAGGCGACCGAAGTGCGGCGCAAGCTGCGGGCGGTGCGCGGCGAGCTGCGGGTGGCCAAGAATACGCTCATCCGCCGCGCGATCAAGGATACCGCCTACTCGGAACTCGACCGCCAGCTCGGCGGCCCGGTTGGGCTCATCTTGAGCTTTGCCGACCCGATCGAACTCGCCAAGACCGTGACCGGGATGCGCGAGCTGGGCGAAAAACTCAAAATCCGCGGCGGCGTGCTCGAGGGCAAGCCGCTGAGCGCCGAGGAGATCGAGGCGCTCGCATCGCTGCCGCCACGCGAAATTATCTTAGCGCAGTTGCTCGGGTTGCTGATGGCGCCGGCGACGCGGTTGGTGCGGCTGCTTAACGAGCCCGGATCGGCGCTCGCGCGCGTGGTCGACGCGGTCGGCAAAAAGAACGGCGACCGCGCGCCTGAGGCCGACAGCGTCGCGGCTGCCGCGGCGGCTCCGGCCGATAAACCGGCGCCCGAAGCGCCGGCGGCGGGCGGCGAGAGCTGA
- the lptF gene encoding LPS export ABC transporter permease LptF, translating into MLKPRTIDRYIATEVIGPFVMGVGLLTFALVTGKLLKLTEMVVNHGVGLGQVMSLIGYIMPAFLELTFPMAVLLGVLLGFGRMSGDRELIAARACGISLYRLAIPVIAVSLVVYAMASWFAFSVRPWANTNLQSELYRLTRTRSTAGLKEKIFDSSFPGLVLYVDHISNDNGSLQGVLISDARNTDQQNTIIAQHGIVVPDENNQNITLRLFDGSVFGVDPSTHQSHITSFRIYDLNVEPQGGLAEDTREPEQMTYRELRGVIAGARAAGKPDHLAEAEMAGKFTVPLATLLFALLGVPLGMKPARGGQSERFGVAISLFFLYYMLMRLGRTLAERGILNAFAAMAIPDVVFLALAVWMFYRSATDRSDQGRGPGDLIWDLIERFGHKEAA; encoded by the coding sequence ATGCTCAAGCCGCGAACCATCGACCGCTACATCGCCACCGAGGTCATCGGACCGTTCGTGATGGGCGTCGGTCTGCTGACCTTCGCTCTGGTCACCGGCAAGCTGCTCAAGCTCACCGAGATGGTGGTTAATCACGGCGTCGGACTGGGCCAGGTGATGAGCCTTATCGGGTACATCATGCCGGCCTTTCTCGAGCTCACGTTTCCGATGGCCGTGTTGCTCGGAGTGTTGCTCGGCTTCGGACGGATGTCGGGCGACCGCGAGCTCATCGCGGCGCGCGCCTGCGGCATCAGCCTCTACCGGCTCGCGATCCCGGTGATCGCGGTGTCGCTGGTGGTGTACGCGATGGCGAGCTGGTTTGCGTTTTCCGTCCGCCCGTGGGCCAATACCAACCTGCAGAGCGAACTCTACCGGCTCACCCGGACGCGCTCGACCGCCGGGCTTAAGGAGAAAATCTTCGATAGCAGCTTCCCCGGCCTGGTGCTCTACGTCGACCACATCTCCAACGACAATGGCTCGCTGCAGGGCGTGCTGATCTCGGATGCGCGCAATACCGACCAGCAGAATACGATCATCGCGCAGCACGGCATCGTCGTGCCCGACGAGAACAACCAGAACATCACGCTGCGCCTGTTCGACGGATCGGTTTTCGGCGTCGACCCGTCAACCCATCAGAGTCACATCACGAGCTTTCGCATCTACGACCTCAACGTCGAACCTCAGGGCGGACTGGCCGAGGACACCCGCGAGCCCGAGCAGATGACCTACAGGGAGTTGCGCGGCGTGATCGCCGGCGCGCGCGCGGCAGGGAAGCCCGACCATCTGGCCGAGGCCGAGATGGCGGGCAAGTTCACGGTGCCGCTGGCGACGCTGCTGTTCGCGTTGCTCGGCGTGCCGCTCGGGATGAAGCCGGCGCGCGGGGGCCAGTCGGAACGTTTCGGCGTCGCGATTTCGCTGTTCTTCCTTTACTACATGCTGATGCGGCTGGGGCGGACGCTGGCCGAGCGCGGGATACTGAACGCGTTCGCCGCGATGGCGATTCCGGACGTGGTGTTTTTGGCGCTCGCGGTATGGATGTTCTACCGCAGCGCGACCGACCGCTCCGACCAGGGCCGCGGCCCGGGCGACCTCATCTGGGATCTCATCGAGCGCTTCGGCCACAAGGAGGCCGCATGA
- the nusG gene encoding transcription termination/antitermination protein NusG: protein MADAASGTNDASKSPGHPSWKWYVVHTYSGYEQKAKAALEERVRALGMEDKIGEVLVPVERVQELGKGGQRKISSRKFFPGYIFVNMELNDETWHVIKDTPKITGFVGHATAPPEVPESEVRQITEQMQEGALRPKPKVLFEVGEAVKVIDGPFQDFNGTVEEVRPEKGKVRVLISIFGRATPVELDFVQVEKS, encoded by the coding sequence ATGGCAGACGCAGCATCCGGCACCAACGACGCGAGCAAGTCGCCCGGCCATCCGAGCTGGAAGTGGTACGTGGTACACACGTACTCGGGCTACGAGCAGAAGGCCAAGGCCGCGCTCGAGGAACGGGTGCGCGCGCTCGGGATGGAAGACAAGATCGGCGAAGTGCTGGTCCCGGTCGAGCGGGTGCAGGAACTGGGCAAGGGCGGCCAGCGCAAGATCTCGAGCCGCAAGTTTTTCCCCGGTTACATCTTCGTCAACATGGAGCTGAACGACGAGACCTGGCACGTTATCAAGGACACGCCCAAGATAACCGGCTTCGTCGGCCATGCCACCGCGCCGCCCGAGGTGCCGGAATCCGAAGTGCGCCAGATTACGGAACAGATGCAGGAGGGTGCGCTCCGGCCCAAGCCGAAGGTGCTCTTCGAGGTCGGCGAGGCGGTCAAGGTGATCGACGGACCGTTCCAGGATTTCAACGGGACGGTAGAGGAAGTCCGGCCCGAGAAGGGCAAGGTGCGGGTGCTGATCTCGATTTTCGGCCGCGCAACGCCGGTCGAGCTCGATTTCGTGCAGGTGGAGAAATCATAG